CACCAAGTCTTACTATTTGAATAGGACCCAAAATTTGAATTAATTTATTTGTAAATAAACTTGTTACAGCAAACGACGCAACCACAATTGCTTGGTGCGTTACATACTCCATTGTACTTAAAGAAAAAGTTCCCATATATAAAAATGAACTTGATGCAACAAATACCATGTAAGAAGCACACAGTAAACTTGGAATTAAAGACGCACAAATAAACTTAAGATTTAAAAATAGTTGCTTATAATCAGCTAAAATTTTTGTAACACTAATTTTACTATCAAGTTCTTTTTTTGTTTCTGGCATAAATAAACAGATCAATGCTAAATTTACAAAACACAAAATACCAACAAACGAATAATTACCCCGCCAAGCAAATGCGTCATTAATGAACCCACCTAAAATTGGTGCCAAAGCCATTGACGACGACATGCCTGCATTCATTAGGGCTATCAATTTCATTGCTTTATCAAATGGATAAACTTCTGCTATCATTGCAAACACCAAAACTATTGATGCACTGGCACCAATACCTTGAATAAAACGAGCGGCAAGTAAAAACTCTATGGAAGGTGTGATAATGCAACCCAATGCTCCTATCAGCATCAGAGCATTTCCCAAAATCATAATTTTACGTCTGCCATAACAATCAGAAAGAGGACCATAAATGAGCGCGCCAATACAAAATCCTAAAAAATTATAGGCAATCGTTAATTGCACCACGCCTTCAGAAACAGAAAAATGCTTTGAAATTTGCGGAAAACTTGCAAGCGAAACATCTGTCTCAATTCCTGTTGTGATAAGCGCAAAGAAAAACAACAAAGGAAGAAATTTTTGATACCGCATAATATCACCTTTCAAAAAATTATTTTGCAATTTTTTAAAATATAAAAAATTATGATTATAAAATTTCTTATATCAAATTTAATCCAAATATAAATAAATAATTTATTTTGTAAAGAGTTTTAAAATAAATTATTGGTAATCTATAATGATTTCGTATAGAGATTATTTTAATAAAACTTTAAAAATCCATAATAACTATTTTTTCAAGAATTATAACAAATGAAATTATATAATTAAATTGAGGGAAATAATTTTCAATAATTATTTCCCTCAATTTGCTATCAGTATTTTAATTTTAATAAAAAAAATTAATTATTTATTTAAAACAAATATTAATTAATGCTCAACACCTTCAAGGTAACGCTCTGCTTGAAGTGCCGCTTGGCATCCTCTGCCAGCTGCTGTAATTGCTTGACGGTATAATTTATCTTCAACATCTCCGGCAGCAAAAATTCCTTGAATATTTGTGTAGGTACCATTTTTGGTTAAAATATAACCTTTTTCATCCATTTCAACCAACCCTTTTACAAAATCTGTATTGGGATGATGTCCTATTGCCATAAACAGTCCATCAACTTTAATATTATCTTTCTTACCATCTTTATCTTGCACCACTATTCCAGTTAAACCCTGAGAATCAGAAAGAGTGTCAATCACGCTTGTATTATAAATCACTTTAATTTTAGGATTTGCAATCACACGATCTTGCATCGCTTTGCTTGCACGAAATTTATCGCTTCTATGAATTAAAATCACTTCATTGGCTAATTTAGAAAGATACATAGACTCTTCCATTGCACTATCACCGCCACCAACGACAGCAACTTTTTTATTACGATAAAAAAATCCATCACACACAGCACATGTTGATAAGCCATAGCCCATTAACTTTTCTTTATTTGGTAATGGCAATGTGATTGCCGAAGCACCAGTAGCAACAATAACCACTTTTGCTTCTATTTCTGGTTCATATTCTCTTTTAACAATAAACGAATTTCGATTTGTTTTTTCTATTTTTGTAACAGTTCCTGTTTCTACTCTTGCACCAACCTTAATTGCTTGCTTGCGCATTTCTTCCATCAATTTATTTCCATCAATACCATCCTCATGACCGGGCCAGTTTTCAATAATACTTGTTGTTGTGAGCTGACCACCCGGTTGCATTCCGCTAATTACCACAGGAGAAAGCGCTGCACGCGCACAATAAATTGCAGATGTTAAACCAGAAGGACCAGAACCAATAATCACTACTTTTTCCATTTTTTTACTTCTCCAAAAAAATAACATAGACAATTAGTTGTTTTTAATAAACTGCTCTGCAGCTTGAGCGATTGTCTCTTTTTTTATTTCACATGCATTTTCAATAAATTTTGACACACCACCCTTTTCTTTCATTTCTAACATAAATTTTTTCATTCTTCCAAATTGCTCTTTTTCTAGAGCACTGGTTTTCTGAAAATCACATTCTATCGCATTAATGACTTCATCACTAGGTAATTTTTTTTGTTCTGCCATCATCATCGAAATCATTGCGGTAAAAGCTCCAGTTCTATCGCGACCAACATCACAATGATATAAAAAAGAATTTTTTTGTATTAAATCATGCAAAGTTTCTGTAAAAAAAACACACATTGTTTCCTTAAATAAAGGGTCTTTCCATTTTTCAACTTTTTCGATATCTGAAATTTCAAATGTTGTATTTGGGTAATATCCATATAACTTTGTCCCATCCGATCTTTCACAAAAATAAGAGTGCGGATTCCAAGGGCTAAAATTTAAAGAATAAATTTTTTGAGGATTATTAATTTTATCGCAACTCCATCCAGAAAAATATTTATTTGATCTGTAAATCAAGCCTGTTTGAAAGAGATCTTTTCCCATACATTGATTTAAACTTTGCGCAACGTCCCTAAAATTTAAACGGTAATCAAAAAAACCTTGCCATAAAAGTGGTTCATACTTATTTCTATCTTTGAAATAAAAATAACGTATTACTAAATAACAGACTACAAATATAAAAATTACAGTTACAAATTTTAAAATTTTTCTTTTTTTATTTAGCATGTGTTAATCTCACATAAATGTTATATATTTATAATTTAATATTTATTTTTAAATAAAAATAAATATTAAAAAAAACATTCTCTTATGAATATTACTGATTATTTACTAGAAAAACAAGAAGGATTGAAATATCTGGAGAGATAAAAGAAATGGTGCTCATGACCAGAATCGAACTGGTACACCCTTGCGGATACAGGATTTTAAGTCCTGTGCGTCTACCTATTCCGCCACATGAGCACACGTCAGTGTACATATAGCATATGTTGCCGAATGACAAG
This region of Spirobacillus cienkowskii genomic DNA includes:
- a CDS encoding multidrug effflux MFS transporter codes for the protein MRYQKFLPLLFFFALITTGIETDVSLASFPQISKHFSVSEGVVQLTIAYNFLGFCIGALIYGPLSDCYGRRKIMILGNALMLIGALGCIITPSIEFLLAARFIQGIGASASIVLVFAMIAEVYPFDKAMKLIALMNAGMSSSMALAPILGGFINDAFAWRGNYSFVGILCFVNLALICLFMPETKKELDSKISVTKILADYKQLFLNLKFICASLIPSLLCASYMVFVASSSFLYMGTFSLSTMEYVTHQAIVVASFAVTSLFTNKLIQILGPIQIVRLGVFLCVLGSIIFMGISNHSAFSAYFMTAFISLFCVGFAICYPVIFSESLSIFPNLRGTTSSFNMSVRSLLVFLFTGLSSLFYNQQAFTVSVVIFCGVGISLLFYLISIRFKKNIAQEVS
- the trxB gene encoding thioredoxin-disulfide reductase, with amino-acid sequence MEKVVIIGSGPSGLTSAIYCARAALSPVVISGMQPGGQLTTTSIIENWPGHEDGIDGNKLMEEMRKQAIKVGARVETGTVTKIEKTNRNSFIVKREYEPEIEAKVVIVATGASAITLPLPNKEKLMGYGLSTCAVCDGFFYRNKKVAVVGGGDSAMEESMYLSKLANEVILIHRSDKFRASKAMQDRVIANPKIKVIYNTSVIDTLSDSQGLTGIVVQDKDGKKDNIKVDGLFMAIGHHPNTDFVKGLVEMDEKGYILTKNGTYTNIQGIFAAGDVEDKLYRQAITAAGRGCQAALQAERYLEGVEH
- a CDS encoding tyrosine-protein phosphatase, yielding MLNKKRKILKFVTVIFIFVVCYLVIRYFYFKDRNKYEPLLWQGFFDYRLNFRDVAQSLNQCMGKDLFQTGLIYRSNKYFSGWSCDKINNPQKIYSLNFSPWNPHSYFCERSDGTKLYGYYPNTTFEISDIEKVEKWKDPLFKETMCVFFTETLHDLIQKNSFLYHCDVGRDRTGAFTAMISMMMAEQKKLPSDEVINAIECDFQKTSALEKEQFGRMKKFMLEMKEKGGVSKFIENACEIKKETIAQAAEQFIKNN